A window of the Pirellulales bacterium genome harbors these coding sequences:
- a CDS encoding UbiD family decarboxylase has protein sequence MGYRSLKACVDDLAATGRLIAIDEEIDPNLEAAAIQRRVYAAGGPALYFPRVKGSPFPMVSNLFGTMDRARFIFRDTWDAVRRLIDLKIDPQEAFKHPLQTARALPAAFSMLPRKVKSGPILARQTQIDQLPQLKSWPDDGGAFITLPQVYTEDADRPGLAASNLGMYRVQLSGGQYVPNREVGLHYQIHRGIGVHHAAAIRRGVPFRVNIFVGGPPAMSLAAVMPLPEGLSELGFAGALAGHRVAMICRPGELPLHADTDFCMSGVVDPERLLPEGPFGDHLGYYSLAHDFPVLRVDRVYHREGAIWPFTVVGRPPQEDTVFGQMIHELTGPVIPTVLPGIRAVHAVDASGVHPLLLAIGSERYVPFAERRRPAELLTQANAILGQGQMSLAKYLLIVAHDECPQLDIHDIRAFFRHVLERVDWRRDLHFHTATTIDTLDYSGSGLNEGSKVVIAAVGAKSRDLPVDVPADLWLPEPFRKPRVCLPGVLAVEGPQYQTDHDGVDQASEMFCAACTPADAINQFPLVVVVDDSDFTAQTLNNFLWVTFTRSNPASDIHGIDASTRAKHWSCNGSLVIDARIKPHHAPPLIEDPDVIRRVEALGAPGRPLHGII, from the coding sequence ATGGGTTATCGCTCGCTCAAAGCATGCGTCGACGATCTGGCCGCCACGGGGCGGCTGATCGCGATCGACGAGGAAATCGATCCCAATCTCGAGGCGGCGGCCATCCAGCGGCGCGTCTACGCGGCTGGTGGCCCGGCGCTCTACTTTCCACGGGTCAAGGGTTCGCCCTTCCCGATGGTGAGCAACCTGTTCGGCACGATGGATCGCGCCCGGTTCATCTTTCGCGACACTTGGGACGCCGTGCGTCGACTGATCGATCTCAAGATCGATCCCCAGGAGGCGTTCAAGCATCCGCTGCAAACGGCTCGGGCGCTGCCCGCCGCGTTTTCGATGCTGCCGCGCAAGGTGAAGTCGGGCCCGATTCTCGCGCGGCAGACGCAGATCGACCAGCTACCGCAGCTCAAGAGCTGGCCCGACGATGGCGGCGCGTTCATCACCCTGCCGCAGGTCTACACCGAGGACGCCGACCGGCCGGGACTCGCCGCGTCGAACCTGGGCATGTACCGCGTGCAACTTTCCGGTGGCCAGTATGTGCCCAACCGCGAAGTAGGCCTGCACTATCAGATCCATCGCGGCATCGGTGTTCATCATGCGGCGGCGATACGGCGTGGCGTGCCGTTCCGCGTGAACATCTTCGTAGGCGGGCCGCCGGCGATGTCACTCGCCGCGGTGATGCCCTTGCCCGAGGGATTGTCCGAGTTGGGCTTTGCCGGAGCGCTGGCAGGGCATCGCGTGGCCATGATCTGCCGACCGGGCGAACTGCCCCTCCACGCCGACACCGATTTCTGCATGAGCGGCGTGGTCGATCCCGAGCGATTATTACCCGAAGGCCCCTTTGGCGATCACCTGGGCTACTACAGCCTGGCGCACGATTTTCCCGTGCTCAGGGTCGATCGTGTCTATCACCGCGAGGGGGCCATCTGGCCCTTTACGGTCGTCGGGCGCCCGCCGCAGGAAGACACCGTCTTCGGCCAGATGATCCACGAGCTGACCGGCCCAGTCATTCCCACGGTGCTCCCCGGCATCCGCGCGGTGCATGCGGTCGATGCCTCGGGCGTGCATCCACTGCTGTTGGCGATCGGCAGCGAGCGTTACGTCCCCTTTGCCGAGCGTCGCCGGCCGGCCGAGTTACTCACGCAGGCCAACGCGATCCTGGGCCAGGGGCAGATGTCACTGGCCAAGTATCTTTTGATCGTGGCTCACGACGAGTGCCCCCAACTCGACATTCACGACATTCGCGCCTTCTTCCGCCACGTGCTCGAGCGCGTCGATTGGCGGCGCGATCTGCACTTTCACACTGCCACGACGATCGACACGCTCGATTACTCGGGCAGCGGCTTGAACGAGGGATCGAAGGTCGTGATCGCGGCCGTGGGAGCGAAGTCGCGCGACTTGCCCGTCGATGTGCCGGCCGACCTGTGGCTGCCCGAGCCGTTCCGAAAGCCGCGCGTCTGCCTGCCGGGCGTGCTCGCCGTCGAAGGACCGCAGTATCAGACCGATCACGACGGAGTCGATCAGGCGAGCGAGATGTTTTGCGCCGCCTGCACGCCGGCCGACGCGATCAACCAGTTCCCGCTGGTCGTGGTGGTCGACGACAGCGATTTCACGGCACAGACGCTGAACAACTTTCTCTGGGTCACGTTCACCCGGTCGAACCCGGCCAGCGACATCCACGGGATCGACGCCTCAACGCGGGCAAAGCACTGGAGCTGCAATGGATCGCTGGTCATCGACGCGCGGATCAAGCCGCACCACGCGCCCCCGCTGATCGAAGACCCGGACGTAATACGCCGCGTGGAAGCCCTAGGCGCCCCAGGCCGCCCGCTGCATGGGATCATCTAG
- a CDS encoding helix-turn-helix transcriptional regulator has translation MEKSIFTADQRKLQELLRQIRLGAGLRQLDLAEKLGQPQSFVSKYESGERRLDLLEIRHICQAVGIPLRDFIDRLEKSLA, from the coding sequence ATGGAAAAAAGCATCTTTACTGCTGACCAGCGCAAGCTGCAAGAACTTCTTCGCCAGATTCGACTTGGAGCTGGCCTGCGCCAGCTCGACCTGGCGGAAAAACTAGGCCAGCCGCAATCGTTTGTCAGCAAGTATGAGTCGGGCGAACGGCGATTGGACCTGCTGGAAATCCGCCACATCTGCCAAGCCGTGGGCATTCCACTTCGGGACTTTATCGATCGCTTGGAGAAGTCCCTGGCATGA
- a CDS encoding DNA adenine methylase — MQRLLFEDCHPQSGGVKPFKKQLLKWIGSKQRSAHEIISYFPARFERYFEPFLGSAGVLATLAPQRAIGSDAFQPLIEIWQTLHESPDTLKEWYSTRRRRMMGGNKVDAYEQIKASYNAKPNGADLLFLCRACYGGVVRFRQTDGFMSTPCGIHTPIEDDSFSARVDEWRKRTHGTSFQLLDYVDAMSMATEGDLIYCDPPYKDSQKILYGAQKFNLRRLFEVIGECKRRGVFVALSIDGTKRSGELICDVAVPQGLFEREVFISCGRSMLRRFQMGGQTLESEVVADRLLLTY, encoded by the coding sequence ATGCAACGATTGCTCTTCGAGGACTGTCACCCGCAGTCGGGCGGCGTGAAGCCATTCAAGAAGCAGTTGCTGAAATGGATTGGCAGCAAACAGCGATCGGCGCACGAAATCATTTCGTACTTCCCCGCTCGGTTTGAGCGGTATTTTGAACCATTCTTGGGGAGCGCTGGTGTCTTGGCGACTCTCGCTCCCCAGCGCGCCATAGGTTCCGATGCGTTTCAACCGTTGATTGAAATCTGGCAGACGCTGCACGAGTCGCCGGATACGTTGAAAGAGTGGTATTCGACGCGCCGCAGGCGGATGATGGGCGGTAACAAAGTCGATGCGTACGAGCAAATCAAGGCGTCTTACAACGCCAAACCGAACGGAGCCGATCTCTTATTCCTTTGTCGAGCGTGTTATGGGGGAGTGGTTCGGTTTCGGCAGACGGACGGCTTCATGTCGACCCCTTGTGGAATTCACACGCCGATCGAAGACGATTCTTTCTCCGCTCGGGTCGATGAATGGCGGAAACGAACGCACGGTACCAGCTTCCAACTGCTGGATTACGTCGACGCCATGAGCATGGCGACAGAGGGCGATTTGATCTATTGTGATCCTCCCTACAAGGACTCGCAAAAGATTCTCTACGGCGCCCAAAAGTTTAATCTGCGACGGCTATTTGAAGTGATTGGCGAGTGCAAGAGGCGTGGCGTGTTCGTTGCCTTGAGTATTGACGGCACGAAAAGATCAGGCGAACTGATTTGCGATGTTGCCGTACCGCAAGGGCTGTTCGAGCGGGAAGTATTTATAAGCTGCGGTCGCTCGATGCTCAGACGGTTTCAAATGGGCGGACAGACGCTCGAAAGTGAAGTCGTTGCTGACCGTCTGCTGCTGACGTATTAG